One Vitis vinifera cultivar Pinot Noir 40024 chromosome 8, ASM3070453v1 genomic window carries:
- the LOC100249404 gene encoding laccase-2, with amino-acid sequence MGSSRLPPSASMAALVFGFLVLSALPELAAGVTRHYTFNITLHNVTRLCQTKSIISVNGRFPGPPVVAREGDRVVVKVVNKVSNNVTIHWHGVRQLRSAWADGPTYVTQCPIQTGQTYTYNFTITGQRGTLLWHAHISWLRATLYGPIIILPRRNESYPFPKPHKEVTIIFGEWWNADPEAVISQALQSGGGPNVSDAYTINGLPGPLYNCSSKDTYKLKVKPGKTYLLRLINAALNDELFFSIANHTLTVVEGDATYVKPFDTNVLVITPGQTTNVLLKTKPYFPNSTFLMAARPYFTGQGTFDNSTTAGILEYVNPSKPTSSQNKLPLLKPTLPPVNPNATGFVTNFTRKFRSLATAKFPANVPQTVDKRFFFTIGLGSNPCPKDMTCQGPNGTKFSASVNNISFILPSVSIMQAYFFGQNGVYTTDFPTYPPVPFNYTGTPPNNTMVSNGTRVVVLPFNTSVELVMQDTSILGAESHPFHLHGYNFYVVGQGIGNYDPNTDPANFNLVDPVERNTFGVPAGGWVAIRFQADNPGVWFMHCHLDVHTSWGLRMAWIVLDGQQPNQKLPPPPSDLPKC; translated from the exons atGGGTTCTTCTCGTCTTCCTCCATCAGCTTCAATGGCAGCTCTCGTATTTGGTTTCTTGGTTTTATCAGCATTGCCGGAGCTCGCAGCAGGCGTGACCAGGCACTACACATTCAAT ATTACGTTGCACAATGTGACAAGGCTGTGCCAGACGAAGAGCATTATTAGCGTGAATGGACGTTTCCCAGGTCCTCCCGTTGTAGCAAGGGAAGGTGATAGAGTGGTGGTTAAAGTGGTTAATAAAGTTTCCAACAATGTGACTATTCATTG GCACGGTGTTCGCCAGCTTCGAAGTGCTTGGGCAGATGGACCGACGTACGTGACACAGTGTCCAATACAGACCGGCCAGACATACACCTACAACTTCACCATCACAGGCCAGAGAGGAACTCTCCTGTGGCATGCTCACATCTCATGGCTGAGAGCTACGCTGTATGGCCCTATCATCATCCTCCCCAGGCGCAATGAATCTTACCCATTCCCAAAGCCCCACAAGGAAGTGACAATTATTTTTG GAGAGTGGTGGAATGCAGACCCAGAGGCAGTGATCAGCCAGGCGCTGCAGAGTGGAGGAGGCCCAAATGTTTCAGATGCGTACACCATCAACGGTCTTCCAGGCCCACTGTACAATTGTTCCTCCAAAG ACACATACAAGCTGAAGGTGAAACCAGGGAAGACCTACCTCCTCCGTTTGATCAACGCTGCACTCAACGACGAACTTTTCTTCAGCATAGCCAACCACACCCTCACCGTGGTTGAAGGCGATGCTACTTATGTCAAACCTTTTGACACCAACGTACTTGTCATCACCCCAGGCCAAACCACCAATGTTCTCCTCAAGACCAAGCCCTACTTCCCCAACTCCACCTTCCTCATGGCCGCAAGGCCCTACTTCACCGGCCAAGGCACCTTTGACAATTCCACAACTGCCGGCATTCTGGAATACGTGAACCCATCAAAGCCCACTTCCTCTCAAAATAAACTTCCCCTCCTCAAACCAACCCTCCCACCTGTCAATCCCAATGCCACCGGCTTCGTCACCAACTTCACCAGGAAATTCCGTAGCTTGGCTACTGCTAAATTCCCTGCCAACGTCCCCCAAACTGTGGACAAGCGATTTTTCTTCACTATTGGACTTGGGTCCAACCCATGTCCTAAAGACATGACATGCCAGGGACCCAATGGCACCAAATTTTCAGCTTCAGTCAACAACATCTCTTTTATACTTCCATCAGTATCTATCATGCAAGCCTATTTCTTTGGGCAGAATGGTGTTTACACCACTGATTTCCCAACATACCCACCAGTGCCCTTCAACTATACGGGAACTCCACCAAACAACACCATGGTGAGCAACGGAACCCGAGTTGTGGTGCTCCCATTCAACACCAGTGTGGAGCTGGTAATGCAGGACACCTCCATTCTCGGTGCTGAGAGTCACCCTTTTCACCTCCATGGTTACAATTTCTATGTGGTCGGCCAAGGGATTGGCAACTATGACCCAAACACGGATCCTGCCAACTTCAATCTAGTCGACCCCGTTGAAAGGAACACCTTTGGAGTTCCGGCCGGTGGTTGGGTTGCCATTCGCTTCCAAGCTGACAACCCAG GTGTATGGTTCATGCACTGCCACTTGGATGTCCACACAAGCTGGGGCTTGAGGATGGCATGGATCGTACTGGATGGACAGCAACCCAATCAGAAGTTACCACCCCCACCCTCCGACCTCCCCAAATGTTGA
- the LOC100264843 gene encoding protein FAR-RED-ELONGATED HYPOCOTYL 1-LIKE yields the protein MDETNKNPSELHSSHVCKELNTNIMDLKKKRKLQAELLDLPLPKHKCCGRSFSSQIVYPLDEDTEIEDLHAQIVKEETNGETIDDGSEPDSAKDSNSLAGYSDSVISVYGEAKFEPECEKTCPYNYPYSSSVNWGGNSSRDDLYSLKSTRMTPDVSKDKMTFFSGEHNPLVSQNLEEQLLEFGNDIDFMCSEYRDGMAEHSTDKELADMPYSSGMKPNNYVLSSGRWSVNQDAQIGTRKPTIDQEFEQYFSMLML from the exons ATGGATGAAACTAACAAGAACCCATCTGAGCTTCACAG CTCCCATGTCTGCAAAGAACTGAATACCAATATTATGGacttgaagaagaaaagaaaattacaggCTGAGCTATTGGATTTGCCTTTACCAAAGCATAAATGTTGTGGACGAAGCTTTAGTTCTCAAATTGTCTACCCACTTGATGAAGACACAGAAATAGAGGACTTGCATGCACAAATAGTTAAGGAAGAAACAAATGGAGAGACCATAGATGATGGATCAGAACCCGACTCAGCAAAAGATAGCAATAGCCTTGCTGGATATTCGGATTCTGTCATTTCTGTATATGGTGAAGCTAAATTTGAACcagagtgtgaaaaaacatgcCCATACAATTATCCTTACAGCTCATCTGTTAACTGGGGGGGCAACAGTTCCAGGGATGACCTTTATTCTTTGAAAAGCACAAGGATGACACCAGATGTTAGCAAAGACAAGATGACATTTTTCTCAGGAGAACATAATCCATTAGTATCTCAGAATCTTGAGGAGCAGCTTCTGGAATTTGGGAATGATATAGATTTCATGTGCTCAGAATATAGAGACGGGATGGCTGAGCACTCCACGGATAAGGAACTTGCAGATATGCCCTACTCCAGTGGGATGAAACCAAATAATTATGTTCTTTCATCTGGAAGGTGGAGTGTAAACCAAG ATGCTCAAATTGGGACCAGGAAGCCAACCATTGATCAAGAATTTGAGCAGTATTTTTCCATGCTTATGCTGTAA